In the Arthrobacter sp. 31Y genome, one interval contains:
- a CDS encoding nucleobase:cation symporter-2 family protein yields the protein MNIKKKSRPANTTSSQSNKPERPEDKRLSIGSTFAYGFQHVLTMYGGIIAPPLIIGAAAGMNSQDIGLLIAACLFVGGLATILQTVGIPWFGSQLPLVQGVSFAGVSTMVAIVQGGGGIQAVFGSVIVASLIGLAITPLFSKIIKFFPPVVTGTVITTIGLTLMPVAANWAMGGNAKADNYGSMANIGLAAATMGVVLLLSKVGNAAISRLSILLAMVIGTIIALVAGMADFSKVGQGDIVAFPTPFAFGAPTFEIAAIISMLIVILVTLTETSADIIAVGEIVDTKVDSRRIGDGLRADMLSSAISPLFNSFTQSAFAQNVGLVAITGIKSRFVVSAGGLILVILGLLPILGRVVAAVPTPVLGGAGVVLFGTVAASGIRTLAKVEYKNNMNLIIVAASIGFGMIPIAAPKFYDQFPSWFATIFHSGISSAAVMAILLNILFNHFKAGNSDNQSVFVAGTDRIVSEDDIKCLSEGDRFENGKLIDADGKEVPLKTSSASEH from the coding sequence ATGAACATCAAGAAAAAATCCCGCCCTGCGAATACCACCTCTTCGCAGTCGAATAAGCCCGAACGGCCCGAGGACAAGCGTCTCTCCATCGGCAGCACCTTCGCTTACGGCTTCCAGCACGTCCTCACGATGTACGGCGGAATCATTGCCCCGCCGCTGATCATTGGTGCAGCGGCCGGCATGAACTCCCAGGACATCGGCCTCCTCATCGCCGCTTGTTTGTTCGTTGGCGGCCTGGCCACCATCCTGCAGACCGTTGGCATCCCGTGGTTCGGTTCGCAATTGCCGCTGGTCCAGGGTGTTTCCTTCGCCGGTGTTTCCACCATGGTGGCGATCGTCCAAGGTGGTGGAGGCATCCAGGCGGTGTTCGGCTCGGTGATAGTGGCCTCGCTGATTGGTCTGGCGATCACGCCCCTGTTCTCCAAGATCATCAAATTCTTCCCACCGGTTGTTACCGGCACGGTGATCACCACCATCGGCCTGACGCTGATGCCGGTGGCCGCTAACTGGGCCATGGGTGGCAACGCCAAGGCCGACAACTACGGCAGCATGGCCAACATTGGCCTCGCAGCAGCAACCATGGGCGTCGTCCTGCTCCTGAGCAAGGTTGGCAACGCCGCCATTTCGCGGCTCTCCATCCTGCTGGCCATGGTCATCGGCACCATCATCGCGTTGGTTGCGGGCATGGCTGACTTCTCCAAGGTTGGCCAGGGCGACATCGTCGCATTCCCCACGCCTTTCGCTTTCGGTGCTCCCACGTTTGAAATCGCCGCGATCATCTCCATGCTCATCGTCATCCTGGTGACACTCACTGAGACCTCGGCAGACATCATCGCAGTGGGCGAGATCGTGGACACCAAGGTGGACTCCCGCCGCATCGGCGACGGCCTCCGCGCAGATATGCTCTCCAGCGCCATCTCCCCACTGTTCAACTCCTTCACGCAGAGCGCCTTCGCCCAGAACGTGGGCCTCGTGGCCATCACGGGCATCAAGAGCCGCTTCGTGGTCAGCGCCGGCGGCCTCATCCTGGTAATCCTCGGCCTCCTGCCGATCCTGGGCCGCGTTGTGGCAGCGGTTCCGACGCCCGTCCTGGGCGGCGCCGGCGTCGTGCTCTTCGGTACGGTGGCAGCCAGCGGTATCCGCACCCTGGCCAAGGTTGAGTACAAGAACAACATGAACCTGATCATCGTGGCGGCTTCGATCGGCTTCGGCATGATCCCCATCGCCGCCCCGAAGTTCTACGACCAGTTCCCGTCCTGGTTCGCCACGATCTTCCACTCCGGCATCAGCTCGGCAGCCGTCATGGCCATCCTGCTGAACATCCTCTTCAACCACTTCAAGGCCGGCAACTCGGACAACCAGTCGGTGTTCGTCGCGGGCACTGACCGAATTGTCAGCGAAGACGACATCAAGTGCCTGAGCGAAGGCGACCGCTTCGAAAACGGCAAGCTGATCGACGCCGACGGCAAGGAAGTCCCGCTCAAGACATCCAGCGCGTCAGAGCACTAG
- a CDS encoding IclR family transcriptional regulator — MAEKASGGVQSVERVFELLELITDAGGDVTLSELSSSTDLPLPTIHRLLRTLVSLGYIRQLPNRRYALGPRLIRLGEGASKQLGAVARPQLKTLVERLGETSNMAVLDSDMVIYVAQVPSMHSMRMFTEVGRRAHTHDTGVGKAILAQLDDEVVRGIVARTGMPTPTAKSIGDIDSLLADLKLIRERGYSIDEEEQELGVRCFAMAVPNAPTPTAISVSGPITRVDQSFADRAVPMLRDAAMAISAELNQN, encoded by the coding sequence ATGGCTGAAAAAGCCTCCGGAGGCGTGCAGTCCGTTGAGCGCGTCTTTGAACTGTTGGAACTGATCACGGACGCGGGCGGCGACGTCACGCTGAGCGAACTTTCGTCGTCCACTGACCTGCCCCTGCCCACCATTCACCGCCTGCTCCGCACGTTGGTGTCCCTCGGATACATTCGACAGCTGCCCAACCGCCGCTACGCCCTGGGGCCGCGCCTGATCCGCCTCGGAGAAGGTGCCAGCAAGCAGCTCGGCGCTGTGGCCCGTCCCCAGCTGAAGACCTTGGTGGAACGCCTCGGCGAAACCTCCAACATGGCCGTGTTGGACTCCGACATGGTCATCTACGTTGCCCAGGTCCCGTCCATGCACTCCATGCGCATGTTCACCGAGGTTGGCCGCCGCGCCCACACGCACGATACCGGCGTGGGTAAAGCCATCCTCGCCCAGTTGGACGACGAGGTTGTCCGCGGCATCGTGGCCCGCACCGGCATGCCTACTCCCACGGCCAAGAGCATCGGCGACATCGACTCCCTGCTCGCAGACCTCAAGCTCATCCGCGAACGCGGGTACTCCATTGACGAGGAAGAGCAGGAGCTTGGCGTCCGCTGCTTCGCCATGGCCGTCCCCAATGCGCCCACTCCCACTGCAATCTCTGTCTCCGGGCCGATCACCCGCGTTGACCAGAGCTTCGCCGACCGCGCCGTGCCCATGCTGCGTGACGCAGCCATGGCGATCTCCGCGGAGCTCAACCAGAACTAG
- a CDS encoding NAD-dependent malic enzyme, with product MANPSPGNSITLRVAAPSSFTATSELAAAVGAAGAAITALDVTESHHETIVVDVTCNTTDDDHAGRVKDALNALDGVTVQHVSDRTFLMHLGGKLEVVPKVALRNRDDLSRAYTPGVARVCMAIAEDPAAARNLTVKRNTIAVLTDGSAVLGLGNIGPAAALPVMEGKAALFKQFANVDAWPVCLDTQDTEEIIMIAKAMAPVYGGINLEDIAAPRCFEIENRLREELDIPVFHDDQHGTAIVTLAALVNALRVVDKKLSEVKIVVSGVGAAGSAIIQLLKAQGAQHIIAAGRSGAIHSGQEYGDEHRSWIAANTNEEGFSGTLHDALKGADVFIGVSAPHVIGEEQVASMAEDAIVFAMANPTPEIDPVIASKHAAVVATGRSDFPNQINNVLAFPGFFRGLLDAGASDITPNMLVAAAEAIANRVADDELNASYIIPSVFDPHVAADVATAVANAAHANAASAL from the coding sequence ATGGCGAATCCGAGCCCCGGAAACTCGATCACCCTGCGCGTCGCCGCACCGTCGAGCTTCACAGCTACCAGCGAATTGGCAGCAGCCGTCGGCGCAGCCGGTGCAGCAATCACCGCGTTGGACGTCACGGAATCCCACCACGAGACGATCGTTGTTGACGTCACCTGCAACACCACCGACGACGATCACGCAGGCCGCGTGAAGGACGCCCTGAACGCCCTCGACGGCGTCACCGTCCAGCACGTCTCGGACCGCACCTTCCTCATGCACCTCGGTGGCAAGCTCGAAGTTGTCCCCAAAGTAGCCCTGCGCAACCGTGACGACCTCTCGCGTGCCTACACTCCCGGCGTCGCCCGCGTTTGCATGGCCATTGCAGAAGACCCGGCCGCAGCCCGCAACCTGACGGTCAAGCGCAACACCATCGCCGTCCTCACCGACGGTTCAGCCGTCCTGGGCCTGGGTAACATCGGCCCCGCCGCTGCCCTGCCCGTGATGGAAGGCAAGGCCGCGCTCTTCAAGCAGTTCGCTAACGTTGACGCCTGGCCGGTCTGCCTGGACACCCAGGACACCGAAGAAATCATCATGATCGCCAAGGCCATGGCCCCCGTCTACGGCGGCATCAACCTCGAAGACATCGCCGCGCCGCGTTGCTTCGAAATCGAGAACCGCCTCCGCGAAGAACTGGACATCCCCGTCTTCCACGATGACCAGCACGGCACCGCGATCGTCACGCTCGCTGCCCTGGTCAACGCCCTCCGCGTTGTGGACAAGAAGCTCTCCGAGGTAAAGATCGTGGTTTCGGGCGTCGGCGCTGCCGGCTCGGCCATCATCCAGCTCCTCAAGGCCCAGGGCGCGCAGCACATCATCGCCGCCGGCCGCTCCGGCGCCATCCACTCCGGCCAGGAATACGGCGACGAACACCGCAGCTGGATCGCCGCGAACACCAACGAAGAAGGCTTCTCCGGAACCCTGCATGACGCCCTCAAGGGAGCAGACGTCTTCATCGGCGTCTCCGCCCCGCACGTGATCGGCGAAGAGCAGGTTGCTTCCATGGCCGAGGACGCGATTGTGTTCGCCATGGCCAACCCGACGCCGGAGATCGATCCCGTGATCGCGTCCAAGCACGCAGCCGTGGTTGCTACCGGCCGCAGCGACTTCCCGAACCAGATCAACAACGTGCTGGCCTTCCCCGGCTTCTTCCGCGGGCTGCTGGACGCCGGAGCCTCGGACATCACGCCGAACATGCTGGTGGCCGCCGCCGAGGCAATTGCCAACCGGGTAGCTGACGATGAGCTCAACGCGAGTTACATTATCCCCAGCGTCTTCGATCCCCATGTTGCCGCCGACGTTGCGACCGCCGTAGCCAACGCTGCGCACGCCAACGCCGCCAGCGCACTCTAG
- the aceB gene encoding malate synthase A: MAITVTDPRPVDRAEEILTPKALAFIEELHKRFAGTRNELLAARGVKRQKVADTSRLDFLPETQDVRDGDWKVAEAPAALQDRRVEMTGPATPAKMAINALNSGAKVWLADLEDASTPTWPNVIDAILNLRDAAQGTLSYTSPEGKEYRLRTDAPLAVVVARPRGWHMEERHLLIDGEPAVGALVDFGLHFFHIAKQLLLNGQGPYYYLPKMESHLEARLWNDVFVFAQDFLGIPQGSVRATVLIETIPAAFEMDEILYELRDHASGLNAGRWDYLFSIIKYFRDAGEEFVLPDRATVAMTAPFMRAYTELLVKTCHKRGAFAMGGMAAVIPNRKQPDVTAAAFDKVRADKTREANDGFDGSWVAHPDLVSTCREVFDSVLGDRPNQLDKQRPEVNVTAEQLIDVASAEGHVTEAGLRLNLYVAVAYTGVWISGSGAVAIHNLMEDAATAEISRSQVWQQIRNKSVLADTGNTVTRELVSRILGEETERLRIEFGDENFKAYYEPASKLIEDICLSDDYTDFLTTPAYELVG, from the coding sequence ATGGCTATCACAGTCACCGATCCCCGGCCGGTCGATCGCGCCGAGGAAATCCTCACCCCCAAGGCATTGGCCTTCATCGAGGAACTGCACAAGCGCTTCGCCGGCACCCGCAACGAACTTCTGGCGGCACGCGGCGTCAAGCGCCAGAAGGTTGCTGACACCAGCCGCCTGGACTTCCTCCCGGAGACCCAAGACGTCCGCGACGGCGACTGGAAGGTCGCCGAGGCGCCGGCAGCTTTGCAGGACCGCCGCGTTGAGATGACCGGCCCGGCTACTCCGGCCAAGATGGCCATCAACGCCCTGAACTCCGGCGCCAAGGTGTGGCTGGCGGACCTCGAAGACGCCAGCACGCCCACGTGGCCGAACGTCATCGACGCCATCCTCAACCTCCGCGACGCCGCCCAGGGCACCCTGAGCTACACCTCGCCCGAAGGCAAGGAATACCGCCTGCGGACCGACGCTCCCCTGGCCGTTGTGGTGGCCCGCCCGCGTGGCTGGCACATGGAGGAACGCCACTTGCTGATCGACGGCGAACCCGCCGTGGGTGCGCTGGTGGACTTCGGCCTGCACTTCTTCCACATCGCCAAGCAGCTACTCCTCAACGGCCAGGGTCCGTACTACTACCTGCCCAAGATGGAAAGCCACCTGGAGGCACGCCTCTGGAACGACGTCTTCGTCTTCGCCCAGGACTTCCTCGGCATCCCGCAGGGCAGTGTCCGCGCCACCGTGCTCATCGAGACCATCCCGGCAGCATTCGAGATGGACGAGATCCTCTACGAGCTGCGGGACCACGCCTCGGGCCTGAACGCCGGCCGCTGGGACTACCTCTTCAGCATCATCAAGTACTTCCGTGATGCCGGCGAAGAGTTCGTCCTCCCGGACCGCGCCACCGTGGCCATGACGGCACCGTTCATGCGCGCCTACACCGAACTCCTGGTCAAGACCTGCCACAAGCGCGGCGCCTTCGCCATGGGTGGCATGGCCGCCGTCATCCCCAACCGCAAGCAGCCCGACGTCACCGCCGCAGCCTTCGACAAGGTCCGCGCCGACAAGACCCGTGAAGCAAACGATGGCTTCGACGGCTCCTGGGTTGCCCACCCGGACCTGGTCTCCACCTGCCGCGAAGTCTTCGACTCCGTGCTGGGCGACCGTCCCAACCAGCTGGACAAGCAGCGCCCCGAGGTGAACGTCACGGCCGAGCAGCTCATCGACGTCGCCTCCGCCGAAGGCCACGTCACCGAAGCGGGCCTGCGCCTGAACCTGTACGTCGCAGTGGCCTACACCGGCGTCTGGATCTCCGGCAGCGGTGCAGTTGCCATCCATAACCTCATGGAAGACGCCGCAACCGCGGAAATCTCCCGCTCGCAGGTGTGGCAGCAGATCCGCAACAAGTCCGTCCTCGCGGACACGGGCAACACCGTGACCCGCGAACTCGTCAGCCGCATCCTGGGCGAAGAAACCGAACGCCTGCGCATCGAATTCGGCGACGAGAACTTCAAGGCATACTACGAGCCGGCCTCCAAGCTGATCGAGGACATCTGTCTGTCCGACGATTACACGGACTTCCTCACCACTCCCGCGTATGAGCTGGTGGGCTGA
- a CDS encoding DUF6986 family protein encodes MGSFSSSDLAHIESQLAATDQLLDRNYPGDDGSRQPIHTVYIPADRFTPSLAAEWGAQALATAEAHGGLEKLGQLLGQESHLAAAVAERVAAKLSAEPIEDLRLDFEDGYGDRGDEAEDADAVAAAKAVATAVAAGTAPPFIGIRFKCFEAPTRARGLKTLDLFVSTLAEAGELPAGLILTLPKVTTVAQVQAMDFAVSRLEEVHGLPAGRLRFEVQVETPQLIIGADGTSPVAQLPHVVPGRISALHYGTYDYSASLGISAEYQSMEHPVADFAKEVMQLAVAGTGIRLSDGSTNIIPVGDSVEDAWKLHGRLVRRSLENGYYQGWDLHAAQLPSRFSASYAFYREGLPAAALRLRNYVERTEGGVMDEPATARALAGFVLRGVQCGAVATDEVKALAGVELSQLTALAHPRLAQPTSH; translated from the coding sequence ATGGGTTCATTCTCTTCATCTGATCTGGCTCACATCGAGTCCCAACTTGCGGCGACGGACCAGTTGCTGGACCGCAACTACCCCGGCGACGACGGCTCACGCCAGCCCATCCATACTGTCTACATTCCCGCGGATCGCTTCACGCCTTCCCTTGCGGCAGAGTGGGGGGCGCAGGCGCTGGCGACGGCGGAGGCTCACGGCGGCCTGGAGAAGCTCGGTCAGCTGCTGGGCCAGGAGTCTCACCTGGCTGCCGCTGTTGCGGAGCGTGTGGCCGCGAAGCTTTCGGCCGAGCCGATCGAGGACCTGCGTTTGGACTTCGAAGACGGCTACGGCGACCGCGGCGATGAGGCAGAAGACGCCGACGCCGTTGCTGCCGCCAAGGCTGTTGCCACTGCCGTTGCGGCCGGAACAGCTCCGCCGTTCATCGGCATCCGCTTCAAGTGCTTCGAAGCCCCCACCCGGGCCCGCGGCCTGAAGACGTTGGACTTGTTCGTCTCCACGCTGGCAGAAGCCGGCGAACTCCCCGCCGGGCTGATCCTCACCCTGCCCAAGGTCACCACGGTGGCCCAGGTTCAGGCCATGGACTTCGCAGTGTCCCGTCTTGAGGAAGTCCACGGGCTCCCCGCTGGCCGGCTCCGCTTTGAGGTGCAGGTGGAAACGCCGCAGCTCATCATCGGTGCTGACGGAACCTCGCCGGTGGCACAGCTCCCCCACGTGGTGCCCGGCCGTATCAGCGCCCTGCACTACGGGACCTACGATTACAGCGCCTCGCTGGGTATCTCCGCGGAATACCAGTCCATGGAGCACCCGGTGGCCGACTTCGCCAAGGAAGTCATGCAGCTCGCTGTCGCCGGCACGGGCATCCGCCTGTCCGACGGTTCCACCAACATCATCCCCGTGGGCGATTCCGTGGAAGACGCATGGAAGCTGCACGGCCGCTTGGTTCGTCGCTCCCTGGAAAACGGCTACTACCAGGGATGGGATCTGCACGCCGCCCAGCTGCCCAGCCGTTTCTCGGCGTCGTACGCTTTCTACCGCGAAGGCCTGCCCGCCGCGGCCCTCCGCCTCCGCAACTACGTGGAGCGCACCGAAGGTGGCGTCATGGATGAGCCCGCCACCGCCCGCGCACTGGCTGGCTTCGTCCTCCGCGGCGTCCAGTGCGGCGCAGTGGCGACCGACGAGGTCAAGGCGCTTGCCGGCGTCGAACTTTCACAGCTGACCGCACTGGCACACCCGCGGCTCGCGCAACCGACTTCCCACTGA
- a CDS encoding bifunctional allantoicase/(S)-ureidoglycine aminohydrolase, with amino-acid sequence MGKYYYPQGGLPPQTQLTTERAIVTEAYTVIPKGVMTDIVTSNLPGFSNTRSWIIARPISGFATTFSQLIVEIAPGGGAPKAEFESGVEGVIFVSKGQVNLTLDGELHHLEEGGYAYLAAGAEWGLENVSNNIVSFHWIRKAYERLEGFEAKSFVTNEKDVEPTSMPDTDDVWKTTRFTDSSDLAHDMQVNIVTFQPGGVIPFPETHVMEHGLYVLEGKAMYLLNNDWVEVEAGDFMWLRAFCPQACYAGGPGEFRYLLYKDMNRQVKLT; translated from the coding sequence ATGGGCAAGTACTACTACCCACAGGGCGGCCTGCCGCCGCAGACCCAGCTGACCACCGAGCGGGCCATCGTCACCGAGGCTTACACGGTGATCCCCAAGGGCGTCATGACGGACATCGTCACCAGCAACCTGCCGGGCTTCTCCAACACGCGCTCGTGGATCATCGCGCGGCCGATCTCCGGCTTCGCCACCACGTTCTCGCAGCTGATCGTGGAGATCGCACCGGGCGGCGGGGCTCCCAAGGCCGAGTTCGAGTCCGGCGTTGAAGGCGTCATCTTCGTCAGCAAGGGCCAGGTCAACCTGACCCTCGACGGCGAGCTGCACCACCTCGAAGAGGGCGGCTACGCCTACCTGGCCGCCGGAGCAGAGTGGGGCCTGGAGAACGTCTCCAACAACATCGTCTCCTTCCACTGGATCCGCAAGGCTTACGAACGCCTTGAAGGTTTCGAAGCCAAGTCCTTCGTCACCAATGAGAAGGACGTGGAGCCCACCTCCATGCCGGACACCGACGACGTCTGGAAGACCACGCGCTTCACGGACTCCAGCGACCTCGCACACGACATGCAGGTCAACATCGTCACCTTCCAGCCCGGCGGTGTGATCCCCTTCCCGGAGACCCACGTCATGGAGCACGGCCTGTACGTCCTGGAGGGCAAGGCCATGTACTTGCTCAACAACGACTGGGTTGAGGTGGAAGCCGGCGACTTCATGTGGCTGCGCGCGTTCTGCCCGCAGGCTTGCTACGCCGGTGGTCCGGGCGAGTTCCGTTACCTGCTGTACAAGGACATGAACCGCCAGGTGAAGCTCACCTGA
- a CDS encoding MmcQ/YjbR family DNA-binding protein: MATEEDVRRICLDMPGVSERLSWGQPAWFAKSLMARIWEEGVVTVKSDEREALAAMEPDTFFWTPHHDQSPKLLLIRLERIETDELDELLQESYRIAGGPGKANPTE, encoded by the coding sequence ATGGCCACCGAAGAGGACGTCAGGAGAATCTGCCTGGACATGCCGGGCGTCAGCGAACGCCTGAGCTGGGGGCAACCGGCATGGTTTGCCAAGTCCCTCATGGCACGCATCTGGGAAGAGGGGGTTGTCACGGTCAAATCGGATGAACGCGAGGCGCTCGCAGCCATGGAACCGGACACGTTCTTCTGGACCCCGCATCACGATCAGTCCCCGAAGCTCCTGCTGATCCGGCTCGAACGAATCGAGACGGACGAGCTCGACGAACTGCTCCAGGAGTCGTACAGAATCGCCGGCGGCCCCGGCAAAGCGAACCCAACTGAGTAA
- a CDS encoding carbohydrate ABC transporter permease, giving the protein MSQDKLLAPLTPVRRRPGRGVSPALRGERSILRGMGVALLWMVVVISIAALVWMVAQAFRDTRAILDDPWGVPTSLDFGNFVRAWTVGDFAVATWNSLLTTVVSSVLTVAIAAPCSYYLSRVDNKLTQGLSLYFILGLGIPAQVILIPLFVMLNKVYLTDSIIGLNLVYIGVSMPFTVFLLTAFFRSLPLEMEEAAALDGTTAFGTFWRITLPLAKGGILTAFILQVISHWNETLLALTLLQSTEKYTLPVALISFVQQQTYSGADWGGLFAGLVIVVLPMLIIYVWLGRRLTEGLTLGMGK; this is encoded by the coding sequence ATGAGCCAAGACAAACTGCTTGCACCTTTGACCCCTGTCCGCCGGCGGCCAGGACGCGGCGTCAGCCCAGCACTGCGCGGAGAGCGCAGCATTCTCCGGGGGATGGGGGTGGCGCTGCTGTGGATGGTGGTGGTGATCAGCATCGCCGCCCTCGTGTGGATGGTGGCCCAGGCGTTCAGGGATACCCGGGCAATTCTCGATGACCCTTGGGGCGTCCCGACGTCGCTGGACTTTGGGAACTTTGTCCGCGCCTGGACTGTTGGTGACTTCGCCGTCGCAACGTGGAACAGTCTGCTGACCACAGTGGTCTCCTCGGTCCTGACGGTAGCCATCGCGGCTCCGTGCTCGTACTACCTGAGCCGTGTGGACAACAAGCTGACCCAAGGACTGAGCCTGTACTTCATCCTGGGCCTGGGGATTCCCGCGCAGGTCATCCTGATCCCGCTGTTCGTGATGCTGAACAAGGTGTACCTGACGGACAGCATCATCGGGCTGAACCTGGTGTACATCGGCGTCTCCATGCCCTTCACGGTCTTCCTTCTCACCGCGTTCTTCCGTTCCCTCCCCCTGGAAATGGAAGAAGCCGCGGCGCTGGATGGGACCACGGCATTCGGTACGTTCTGGCGCATCACCTTGCCGTTGGCCAAAGGCGGCATCCTGACCGCGTTCATCCTCCAGGTCATCTCGCACTGGAACGAGACACTGCTGGCCCTGACGCTCCTTCAATCCACCGAGAAATACACCTTGCCCGTGGCCCTGATTTCCTTCGTTCAGCAGCAGACCTACTCGGGAGCCGACTGGGGTGGGCTCTTCGCCGGGCTGGTGATCGTGGTCCTGCCGATGCTCATCATCTATGTATGGCTGGGCCGGCGGCTGACGGAGGGGCTGACACTGGGGATGGGCAAATAG
- a CDS encoding carbohydrate ABC transporter permease: MTLHLTEPRTDGAPVNSPESRKPGSRKPGPRKSRRGSRPGGSSIDVQRKKLLIPFVGPAFVLYTVLFIVPALGAVWISLHKWAGSGPMKFVGLDNYGRIFRDQLFLSSFGNTLLLLFVVGTAIFVLAFALTLVLRDMAGKKIARNVIFFPHLINALVFGVLAGFIFNPGGMVNSLLAPLGVTDPPKWLAQDNIFPLIMVTLVCTTTGYFTTILMAGVDRIPPYYYEDCALAGASAFQRLRYVILPLTWDVFGTCAVLWTISSVKIFEIVWVFGGSSGAGVPPTQSWTAAVYTYVNAFSGQSTPAYGAATASAVLSLALISVLVVLLRRAMRRDAVEF, translated from the coding sequence ATGACCCTCCACCTGACGGAGCCACGGACGGACGGTGCGCCCGTCAACAGTCCGGAGTCCCGGAAGCCGGGATCACGGAAACCAGGCCCCCGCAAGTCCCGGCGCGGCAGCCGTCCCGGAGGGAGCTCCATCGACGTGCAGCGTAAGAAGCTGCTGATTCCCTTCGTCGGTCCGGCTTTCGTTCTGTACACGGTTCTCTTCATCGTGCCGGCACTGGGCGCCGTATGGATCAGCCTGCACAAATGGGCGGGTTCGGGCCCCATGAAGTTCGTTGGGCTGGACAACTACGGCAGGATCTTCCGGGACCAACTGTTCCTTTCCTCATTCGGCAACACCCTGCTTCTGCTCTTCGTGGTGGGGACAGCGATCTTCGTCTTGGCCTTTGCGTTGACGCTGGTGCTCAGGGACATGGCCGGGAAGAAAATTGCCCGCAACGTCATCTTCTTCCCGCACCTCATCAACGCGCTGGTGTTCGGCGTCCTCGCCGGCTTCATCTTCAACCCCGGAGGAATGGTCAACAGCCTCCTGGCGCCCCTCGGGGTGACCGACCCGCCCAAGTGGCTGGCTCAGGACAACATCTTCCCGCTCATCATGGTCACCCTCGTTTGCACCACCACCGGTTACTTCACCACCATCCTGATGGCCGGCGTCGACCGTATTCCGCCCTACTACTACGAAGACTGCGCCTTGGCCGGAGCGTCCGCCTTCCAACGGCTGCGCTACGTGATCCTGCCGCTGACGTGGGACGTTTTTGGTACCTGTGCCGTGTTGTGGACCATTTCGTCAGTGAAGATCTTCGAGATCGTCTGGGTCTTCGGTGGCAGTTCAGGCGCTGGCGTGCCGCCAACGCAGAGTTGGACGGCAGCCGTGTACACCTACGTCAATGCCTTCTCCGGACAATCAACGCCGGCCTACGGGGCTGCAACGGCCTCTGCCGTGTTGTCCCTGGCGCTGATCTCCGTCCTGGTTGTCCTGCTGCGTCGCGCCATGCGCCGCGACGCCGTCGAGTTCTAA